Proteins from a genomic interval of Pseudomonas anuradhapurensis:
- a CDS encoding ABC transporter permease subunit, with the protein MNDLANSTMTPNSQPERIDFNTPELQRKRRMRALKDRLTRWYVLVGGLAVLAAITLIFFYLAYVVLPLFQGAELTSKKALEPTWLQQDAGKPLMIALEEQNLVGMRVSDKGQVLFFDTKTGNALKRVDLPLPAGAQVTSISTDQPGSPLVVLGLSNGQALVFHHSYKITYPDNKKTIDPGIDYPYGEQPFVLDDQGQALDHVSVNVNGDVLLLAGSTGAHLQVVELTRSENMMTGEVTTEQNRIELPQMTETVKNIFIDPRQHWLYVINGRATADVFSLRDKSLNGRYKLSESADTEITATAQLVGGISLIMGDSKGGLTQWFMARDPDGESRFKQIRSFQMGKAPIVQIDAEERRKGFIALDAEGKLGVFHSTAHRTLLVEQAAEGAGILALSPRANRIMIEEGGKLLPLSLRNPHPEISFSALWGKVWYENYDEPKYVWQSTASNTDFEPKLSLSPLTFGTLKAAFYAMVLAAPLAIAAAIYTAYFMAPGMRRKVKPVIELMEAMPTVILGFFAGLFLAPYLEGHLPGVFSLFVIMPIGILAAGFAWSRLPESIRLRIPDGWEAAILIPVILVIGWFALYMSPLLETWFFGGDMRLWITRDLGITYDQRNALVVGIAMGFAVIPNIYSIAEDAVFSVPRSLTLGSLALGATPWQTLTRVVILTASPGIFSALMIGMGRAVGETMIVLMATGNTPVMELNLFEGMRTLAANVAVEMPESEVGGSHYRVLFLAALVLLMFTFIMNTLAELIRQRLRKKYSSL; encoded by the coding sequence ATGAATGATCTGGCCAACTCCACAATGACTCCAAATTCCCAGCCCGAGCGGATTGACTTCAATACGCCGGAGTTGCAACGCAAGCGCCGCATGCGCGCACTCAAGGACCGCCTGACCCGCTGGTATGTACTGGTGGGCGGGCTTGCCGTGTTGGCGGCAATCACCCTGATCTTCTTCTACCTGGCCTATGTGGTACTGCCGCTGTTCCAGGGCGCCGAGTTGACCAGCAAGAAGGCGCTGGAGCCAACCTGGCTGCAACAGGATGCCGGCAAGCCGCTGATGATCGCGCTTGAAGAGCAGAACCTGGTGGGCATGCGCGTTTCGGACAAGGGCCAGGTACTGTTCTTCGATACCAAGACCGGTAACGCGCTCAAGCGGGTCGACCTGCCGCTGCCGGCAGGCGCCCAGGTGACCTCGATCAGTACCGACCAGCCAGGGAGCCCGCTGGTGGTGCTGGGCTTGTCCAATGGCCAGGCCCTGGTGTTCCACCACAGCTACAAGATTACCTACCCCGACAACAAGAAAACCATCGACCCCGGTATCGACTACCCGTACGGCGAGCAGCCGTTCGTGCTCGATGACCAGGGCCAGGCGCTGGATCACGTCAGCGTCAACGTCAATGGCGACGTCCTGCTGCTGGCTGGCTCCACTGGCGCGCACCTGCAGGTGGTCGAGCTGACCCGTAGCGAAAACATGATGACCGGCGAGGTCACCACCGAGCAGAACCGCATCGAACTGCCGCAAATGACCGAAACGGTGAAGAACATCTTCATCGACCCGCGTCAGCATTGGCTGTACGTGATCAACGGCCGCGCCACTGCCGACGTCTTCAGCCTGCGCGACAAGAGCCTCAACGGCCGCTACAAGCTCTCTGAAAGCGCGGACACCGAAATTACCGCCACGGCCCAGCTGGTTGGCGGCATCTCGCTGATCATGGGTGACTCCAAAGGTGGTCTGACCCAGTGGTTCATGGCCCGCGACCCGGATGGCGAGTCGCGCTTCAAGCAGATTCGCAGCTTCCAGATGGGCAAGGCCCCGATCGTGCAGATCGACGCCGAGGAGCGCCGCAAGGGCTTCATCGCCCTGGATGCCGAGGGCAAACTGGGCGTGTTCCACAGCACCGCGCACCGTACCCTGCTGGTCGAGCAGGCTGCCGAAGGCGCCGGCATCCTGGCCCTGTCGCCACGCGCCAACCGCATCATGATCGAAGAGGGCGGCAAGCTGCTGCCGCTGAGCCTGCGTAACCCGCATCCGGAAATTTCCTTCAGCGCGCTGTGGGGCAAGGTCTGGTACGAGAACTATGACGAGCCCAAGTACGTCTGGCAGTCGACTGCCTCGAATACCGACTTCGAGCCCAAGCTGAGCCTGTCGCCGCTGACCTTCGGTACCCTCAAGGCGGCGTTCTACGCCATGGTGCTGGCGGCGCCGCTGGCAATTGCCGCAGCCATCTACACCGCCTACTTCATGGCCCCGGGCATGCGCCGCAAGGTCAAGCCGGTGATCGAACTGATGGAAGCGATGCCGACGGTGATCCTTGGCTTCTTCGCCGGCCTGTTCCTCGCGCCCTACCTGGAAGGTCACCTGCCGGGTGTGTTCAGCCTGTTCGTGATCATGCCGATCGGCATCCTGGCAGCAGGCTTTGCCTGGAGCCGGCTGCCCGAGTCGATCCGCCTGCGCATTCCGGACGGCTGGGAGGCGGCCATCCTGATTCCGGTGATCCTGGTGATCGGCTGGTTCGCCTTGTACATGAGCCCGCTGCTGGAAACCTGGTTCTTCGGCGGCGACATGCGCCTGTGGATCACCCGCGACCTGGGTATCACCTACGACCAGCGCAACGCCCTGGTGGTGGGTATCGCCATGGGCTTCGCGGTCATCCCGAACATCTACTCCATCGCCGAAGATGCCGTGTTCAGCGTGCCGCGCAGCCTGACCCTGGGCTCCCTGGCGCTCGGCGCCACGCCCTGGCAGACCCTGACCCGCGTCGTCATCCTCACCGCCAGCCCGGGTATCTTCTCGGCGCTGATGATCGGTATGGGCCGTGCGGTGGGCGAGACCATGATCGTGCTGATGGCCACCGGCAACACCCCGGTGATGGAGCTGAACCTGTTCGAAGGCATGCGTACCCTGGCCGCCAACGTGGCGGTGGAAATGCCTGAGTCGGAAGTCGGCGGCAGCCACTATCGCGTGTTGTTCCTGGCCGCGCTGGTATTGCTGATGTTCACCTTCATCATGAACACCTTGGCCGAGCTGATTCGCCAGCGTCTGCGCAAGAAATACTCGTCGCTTTGA
- a CDS encoding phosphate ABC transporter substrate-binding protein PstS: protein MKLKRLMAALTFAAAGVATANAVAAVDPAIPTYTKTTGVSGNLSSVGSDTLANLMTLWAEAYKKEYPNVNIQIQAAGSSTAPPALTEGTANLGPMSRKMKDVELQAFEQKYGYKPTAIPVAVDALAVFVHKDNPIKGLTMAQVDAIFSSTRLCGAKADVKTWGDLGVTGDLANKPIQLFGRNSVSGTYGYFKEEALCKGDFKPNVNEQPGSASVVQSISSSLNGIGYSGIGYKTASVKTVALAKKEGGEFVEDNETNALNGKYPLSRFLYVYVNKAPNKPLAPLEAEFVKLVLSQAGQQVVVKDGYIPLPAKVIDKTLADLGLSHAGNVVKK, encoded by the coding sequence ATGAAACTGAAGCGTTTGATGGCGGCCCTCACCTTTGCCGCCGCTGGCGTTGCAACCGCCAACGCGGTAGCCGCTGTCGATCCTGCAATCCCGACCTACACCAAGACCACCGGTGTTTCGGGCAACCTCTCCAGCGTCGGTTCCGACACCCTCGCGAACCTGATGACTCTGTGGGCCGAGGCCTACAAGAAGGAATACCCGAACGTAAACATCCAGATCCAGGCTGCCGGCTCCTCCACCGCGCCACCCGCGCTGACCGAAGGTACCGCCAACCTCGGCCCGATGAGCCGCAAGATGAAGGATGTCGAGCTGCAGGCCTTCGAGCAGAAGTACGGCTACAAGCCAACCGCCATCCCGGTTGCCGTCGATGCCCTGGCCGTGTTCGTGCACAAGGACAACCCGATCAAGGGCCTGACCATGGCTCAGGTCGACGCCATCTTCTCGTCCACCCGCCTGTGTGGCGCCAAAGCCGACGTCAAGACCTGGGGTGACCTGGGCGTGACCGGCGACCTGGCCAACAAGCCAATCCAGCTGTTCGGCCGCAACTCGGTATCCGGCACCTATGGCTACTTCAAGGAAGAAGCCCTGTGCAAAGGCGACTTCAAGCCTAACGTCAACGAACAGCCTGGTTCGGCTTCGGTCGTGCAGTCGATCAGCTCCTCGCTGAACGGCATTGGCTACTCGGGCATCGGCTACAAGACCGCCAGCGTCAAGACTGTTGCCCTGGCCAAGAAAGAAGGCGGCGAGTTCGTTGAAGACAACGAAACCAACGCCCTGAACGGCAAATACCCGCTGTCGCGCTTCCTCTACGTCTACGTCAACAAGGCGCCGAACAAGCCTCTGGCCCCGCTGGAAGCCGAGTTCGTCAAGCTGGTGCTGTCGCAAGCTGGCCAGCAGGTCGTGGTGAAGGATGGCTACATCCCGCTGCCGGCCAAAGTCATCGACAAGACCCTGGCTGACCTGGGCCTGTCCCACGCCGGTAACGTCGTAAAGAAGTAA